The Calypte anna isolate BGI_N300 chromosome 2, bCalAnn1_v1.p, whole genome shotgun sequence genome includes a window with the following:
- the PRDM14 gene encoding PR domain zinc finger protein 14, whose product MALSLAGDSVPGDGGETLGMSPASLAAYYPSFLPAAPYFEAGPDFFQPLKSLGGMVPSSPPLPPFNSSSVPAFLSQPLPVPADPFAGLPLPLYPTPPTPFSPRDNSSQGVGSLDWPPPLYPSPQLRATGSPGAGGCTAQTYRYHFTEKELNAVLYGALRSSQTTGNVHAISGLRLPPASPGAADSSSTLLLDRDSLKLPEGLSVLRVAYGEVSQLGVFCTNPIPKGIRFGPFQGKVVNTSEIKTYDDNSLMWEIFEHGRLSHFIDGKGASGNWMSLVNCARFPEEQNLTAIQCQGQIFYESCKEILPKQELLVWYGDCYVQFLGIPISLKGMPEGKKSPQHPEEAEESFKCERCGKVFAYKYYRDKHLKYTRCVDQGDRKFPCQLCNRSFEKRDRLRIHILHVHEKHRPHKCSVCGKSFSQSSSLNKHMRVHSGERPYKCVYCNKAFTASSILRTHIRQHSGEKPFKCKHCGKAFASHAAHDSHVRRTHSKEKSCTCSVCGQHFPEQEDYHFHMKTHATH is encoded by the exons ATGGCGTTATCCTTGGCCGGGGATTCGGTCCCTGGAGACGGCGGAGAGACACTGGGGATGAGCCCCGCGAGCCTAGCTGCCTACTAcccctctttcctccctgctgccccGTACTTTGAGGCGGGCCCCGACTTCTTCCAGCCCCTGAAATCCCTGGGCGGGATggtcccctcctcccctcctctgcccccctTTAACAGCAGCAGCGTCCCCGCTTTCCTAAGCCAGCCGCTCCCCGTGCCCGCCGACCCTTTCGCCGGCCTTCCCTTGCCCCTCTACCCCACGCCGCCgacccccttctcccccagggACAACTCTTCTCAAGGGGTGGGGAGCCTGGACTGGCCCCCGCCGCTCTAtcccagcccccagctcagGGCTACTGGCAGCCCCGGAGCCGGCGGCTGTACGGCGCAGACCTACAGGTACCACTTCACCGAGAAGGAGCTGAACGCGGTGCTGTACGGGGCGCTCCGGAGCAGTCAGACGACCGGGAACGTCCACGCTATCTCGGGGCTCCGGCTGCCCCCCGCCAGCCCTG GTGCTGCGGACTCTTCCTCCACCCTGCTGCTCGACAGGGACTCGCTGAAGCTCCCTGAAG GGCTGTCGGTGCTGCGGGTGGCGTACGGGGAGGTGTCTCAGCTCGGAGTCTTCTGCACGAACCCCATCCCCAAAGGAATCCGCTTCGGCCCTTTCCAAGGCAAAGTGGTCAACACAAGCGAGATCAAGACTTACGACGACAACTCGCTGATGTGGGAG ATCTTTGAGCACGGTCGCCTGAGCCACTTTATAGACGGGAAAGGCGCCTCTGGCAACTGGATGTCCTTGGTGAACTGTGCCAGGTTCCCCGAGGAGCAGAATTTGACAGCTATCCAATGCCAAGGGCAAATCTTTTACGAGAGCTGCAAGGAAATCTTGCcgaagcaggagctgctggtgtggTATGGCGATTGCTACGTGCAGTTCCTGGGCATCCCCATCAGCCTGAAGGGCATGCCGGAGGGGAAGAAATCCCCACAGCATCCCGAAG AAGCCGAGGAGAGCTTTAAATGCGAGCGCTGCGGCAAGGTTTTTGCCTACAAGTACTACCGGGACAAGCACCTCAAGTACACTCGCTGCGTGGACCAGGGGGACCGCAAATTTCCTTGTCAGCTTTGTAACCGATCCTTTGAAAAAAGAGACAGGCTGAGGATCCATATTCTCCACGTCCACGAAAAGCACAGACCTCACAAG TGCTCAGtgtgtgggaagagcttttctCAGTCCTCCAGCCTGAACAAACACATGAGGGTTCACTCTGGGGAGCGTCCCTACAAATGTGTCTACTGCAACAAG GCATTCACAGCATCCAGCATCCTGCGCACTCACATCCGCCAGCACTCTGGTGAGAAGCCCTTCAAGTGCAAGCACTGTGGCAAAGCCTTCGCCTCCCACGCAGCCCACGACAGCCATGTGCGCCGCACGCACAGCAAGGAGAAGAGCTGCACTTGCTCAGTGTGTGGCCAGCACTTCCCGGAGCAGGAGGATTACCACTTCCACATGAAGACCCATGCCACTCATTAG